The following DNA comes from Brassica oleracea var. oleracea cultivar TO1000 chromosome C5, BOL, whole genome shotgun sequence.
TATAAAAACTATTAAAGCTGAAAACATCAAAAAATGTATAATATTACTTTGGTGTAATATTTTGGTATCATGATTGGAGATAGCAAAAAAAAAATATGATATCAAAATACCAAATTTAGCGTAATTTCATCACTAAATTTGGTGTCGTGGCTGGAAATGCCCCAACACAACTAACTGCAATTGGAGGAAGTAAATGAAAAAGTCCGCCTTGGTTTTAAGGATAGATTTGATCAACCCAAATTTCTTGGTGCTTTGGGCGGCATTTTACAAAAAATTTGACCAACAGAAATCTAAAAAGAAGCATCACCTCAAGGCACAAGAGCTGATGAAGTGATGACCTTTTCATATCTATGGCTCTGCTCAAATGTACAATAGCCACACTGGCTACAGTGGTGAAGGCTAACCAAGACAAGACGGTTAAATAAGAGAGAAACAAACAATGGTGATTTAAAATCTAATCTTCTCTTCTCCTGCATTCAAGCTGATTTCTAAATTATTTCCCGCCACTAGCTGATACCTAAATGACTTCCCGCTTCTCGTGTGTTTTCCCAATTAAAATTTTATGAGTGAATAATAAAATAAAAAAGCTATGGCGGGTTTCACTTGACAAGAAAAAAGGCAAAAAAAAAAGAAAAGAAATGTTAGTCGCCGACGACAACAACTCAGTTCAGATTGTTGGGCTTCTTGACCAGACGCTTAATTCCATAGATGGCGTTTCCGTCCACGAGGCGACGGAGGCTCTGGATCGACTCTCTACGGAGCTCCCTCACTTCCCTTATCGCCTTCTCTCCATCGCTTCCGGTAACTTCTTCTTTCTGTCTTCGGTTTCTAACCAATTAATTAATCACTCGTTGCGTTGTCAAGAGTAGAATTTTGATTTCCTCGAATCGATGGAACAATTAGGGTTACCTTGTTTGACTTGCGACTTCACCAAATCCTTATTTGGTAGATCTATTTACGAGATGCAAACAATATCTCTATAAATATACCCGATCGAAGCAATATTGGCCTTTCCAGAATAATATTTGTGATTTGTTTTGCTTTATGTGGATATTACGTTTTACTATTTGCCAATTTTTTGGATCGAATAGAAACAAATTGAATCGAATTTATCAGATAAAATATGCCCAATGCTAGTTTCTCCAATATAATTGAATCCTTAAGCAATATGTTAATTCAGCTGATCCAAAAACGCATACTAGTCTCAACTGAGTCTTTTGGTTCTAGTCAGCTTTTTAAGTATCCACAGCAGTTAAATGTTTGCTAGTGCATGTTTTTTCTGATTGACAGGAGGTGAAAATCCGAGTCAGAGAGTTGCTGCTGCAACATATCTGAAGAATTTCACCAGAAGGAACACTGGGGCTGGTGGGATCATCTCAGAAGTCAGCAAGGAGTTTAAGGATCAGCTCCTTCGAGCTTTGCTTCATGCTGAGCCTGCACTTCTTAAAGTTTTACTTGAACTGGTTTGCGTTTTCAACTGGCTTGTCTTCGCCCAGCTGTTGATAATCTTGTTTTCGCTTCTTCTTCATTTGTGCACATTTTTATTTTTACTTTGTTTGTGGCCAGTTCCACATTGTTGTTGTGTCAGAGTTTGTGAAGAAAGATGCGTGGCCTGAACTTGTACTGGAGCTGCGTTCTGCTATCGAGAAGAGCAGTTTAATAAGCTGTTTAGACTCTAGCTGGAGTACTGTGAATGCTCTGATGGTGTTGCTCACTGTTGTAAAACCTTTTCAGGTATTTGTTGCATTCAGTTTAGTTTGAATTTTTTTAAAATAATATATTAACGAAGCCGCAGCTTTAAACTTGCATGTCCTATTCTCTCTCCCCATAAGCTCTCCTCTAGCTTATCTCGTTCTCCATCATATTATGGTTGGTTGTTCATTATTGTGGTTGTGAACTTTTGCTACTTCCGGCTGAATATTTTCTAGTGGTATACTAGTATTATAACCAATTCAAACAAATCTGAAAATGTTTATATTTGAAGTGGTAGTCTCGTAGTGTGAACCTGGTTCCAACGATCCTGGTGTTTTAAATAAACGTGGTATATTTCTGTGTGTTTGCTTTGCAGTACTTCTTGCAACCGAAACTTGTTAAGGAACCAGTGCCACAACAGCTGGAGAGTATCACCAATGAAATTCTTGTGCCATTGGTGTCAGTATTCCACCGTCTCGTTGACAAGGTTCTTCTTTTTCCCTCTGTGTTTTCTTGTTCTTCATCTGCTCACATCTTTATGTAAGATATATTTTCATTTTGGAGCTCAGTGAGCATTCATAATTTGTATGATTCTGAAGCAGGCTTTGACTACACATGAATGGGGTGAACTGGAAATGGAAAAGACACTCCACATCATTAGCAAATGCCTCTACTTTTCAGTAAGTCACATATTCAGTTTGTATTGCATGTCTGGGAGATTGAAAATTTTCATGGATTAAAACTTGTCATATCACCTTGTCATTGTTCATATCGTACTATCCACCGTGGTTGTTTTGTTAAGGGTAATTAGTATTGTAGGTGAAGTCCCATATGCCGTCTGCTTTGTCACCTCTGCTCGGTTCCTTCTGCCGAGATATGATCAGAATTCTGGACTCCTTGAGTTTTGACTGGAGCGTTACTCCTTCTGATGGATACTTGCTAAGGTTGAAAACTGGAAAGAGAAGTTTGCTCCTCTTTGGCACACTTGTCAGCAGACATAGAAAATACTCTGACAAGTAAGCAAACACCTTAAAAACCTCTTTAGCAATGCTTATGTCCCACGCCTTATATATCTTTATTATGCAGGTTGGTGCCGGAGATAGTAAAGTGCTCAATGAAGATTGTCAAACATAGCTCAAACATCAGTGTATGTACTAAAGCGTTTCAAGTCATTCTTACCAGAAATAACTTTTCGAGCTCTTCAAAATTTTGGGTTTTTGGTGCCTGACAAGTTTCCATCAAAATTTTTTACTACAAAAAATTGCTGCTTCTCACCCAAATGTTACTATTTTCTCAATCTAATGCTCTGAGTTTCTACTACCATGTGCAGAAGCTCGGAAGCCTTACTGAGAGAATCATATCACTTGCTTTTGATGTAATTTCACGCGTCATGGAAATTGGCCCTGTAAGTTGTTAGAATGTTTACTGCCAATCTTAATAAAGTTATCAAATGTCAATGACAGCAAATTTTTGGTACCTTGAAAACAGGGATGGAGATTACTTTCACCCCATTTCTCTCTTTTGTTGGACTCCGCAATTTTTCCAGCCCTGGCGCTGAATGAAAGGGTACACTTTCTGCAAGTTGTAATATGTGTTGCAAGCATTGCTTACTACCAGGGCTCTTAATTCAGAAACTTTACTCTTCTTTCGGGGATGTTTTACACATAGGACATATCTGAGTGGGAAGAAGATGCAGATGAATTCATAAGGAAGAACCTTCCTTCTGAACTAGTATGTCAACTTATCTTTCTCTCTACATGAATACTTTTATGTTTATGAATACTTTTATGTGTATGATTAGGAATAACATCACTGTGATTTGGCAGGAAGAAATTTCTGGGTGGAGGGAGGACTTGTTTACAGCCAGGAAAAGTGCTATGAACTTGCTTGGTGTTATTGCCATGTCAAAGGTGAAGAATTATGGTTAGTCAATAACCTATTTTCAGCTATTTGTTCATAGCTTCTTACAGAATTTGATGCCATTATCATAGGGACCACCAGTATCTACTACGAATAAAGCTTCCTCAGCTGCAAGTAAGCGGAAGAAAGGTGAAAAGAACAGAATAAATAACCAAAGACGTTCCATGGGAGATCTACTGGTGCTTCCATTTTTGTCAAAGTTTTCTGTGCCTTCAAAGAGCAACATACTGGATGCTAATACTTCAGCAGCGTGAGTTCCTATACATTTTCATGACTTCTTCGATATATGTTCTTCTAGTAGAAATTTAAGAGATCTCGTTTTGCAAGTTAGTGTTCCATGCCATGTTTCTCAAGCCCAAGATCAACATGTCGTAGATATTTGTTCAGTATATTGAAATATATTAATATTCTCTTATGTTCTGTGCTAGACTTCTCAGAATTTCCTCTTCCACTTTAATACTTTCCCTTTCACTTTGTGATTTAGCTAACTTTGTTGCTACTTTCGTCATGTCAGCTATTTTGGTGTTCTAATGGCATATGGTGGCCTGCAAGAGGTGAGAAATTTTGGTTCTCTTTGTTTTGAAGCTTTGCATTCGCAGATATTTTACAGAATTATGATGCTTCGCTTTTTACAGTTTATCCAAGAACAAAATCCTGAGTATGTGGCATCTTTAGTCCGTACCCGCGTGCTACCGATTTATTCTACATCTGATTGCTCACCTTACTTGGTTGCATCTGCGAATTGGGTACTTGGAGAGCTTGCGTCCTGCCTACCTGAGGTGTTAATTTTATTCTTTCTTTATATTTCTTTGGGTAAAATCATTTGCTGGAATCTAATATTCTTTGTATGCACTTTCTAAATTTTGCAACATGTCATTTATAGTGATCTCATAATTGATTAGTTGCTTTATGCTCTCAGGATATGAGTGTGGATGTTTTTTCGTCCCTGCTGAAGGCATTAGCAATGCCAGATCAGGAAGAGATCTCTTGTTACCCAGTGCGTGTTTCGGCTGCTGGGGGAATATGTTCACTACTCGAAGTAAGTCAGCACTTATATTAACAATTGTGTTCGTAGCTTAAGTGATGACTTGTCAAATCTAACTCAAAGAAAATGTTTGTTCAATTCAGAATGAGTACCCACCACCTGAATGGTTGCCGCTTCTTCAGATTATTATTGGTAGGATTGGCAAAGAGGACGAAGAAGATAGCATTT
Coding sequences within:
- the LOC106294670 gene encoding importin beta-like SAD2 homolog isoform X1, with product MLVADDNNSVQIVGLLDQTLNSIDGVSVHEATEALDRLSTELPHFPYRLLSIASGGENPSQRVAAATYLKNFTRRNTGAGGIISEVSKEFKDQLLRALLHAEPALLKVLLELFHIVVVSEFVKKDAWPELVLELRSAIEKSSLISCLDSSWSTVNALMVLLTVVKPFQYFLQPKLVKEPVPQQLESITNEILVPLVSVFHRLVDKALTTHEWGELEMEKTLHIISKCLYFSVKSHMPSALSPLLGSFCRDMIRILDSLSFDWSVTPSDGYLLRLKTGKRSLLLFGTLVSRHRKYSDKLVPEIVKCSMKIVKHSSNISKLGSLTERIISLAFDVISRVMEIGPGWRLLSPHFSLLLDSAIFPALALNERDISEWEEDADEFIRKNLPSELEEISGWREDLFTARKSAMNLLGVIAMSKGPPVSTTNKASSAASKRKKGEKNRINNQRRSMGDLLVLPFLSKFSVPSKSNILDANTSAAYFGVLMAYGGLQEFIQEQNPEYVASLVRTRVLPIYSTSDCSPYLVASANWVLGELASCLPEDMSVDVFSSLLKALAMPDQEEISCYPVRVSAAGGICSLLENEYPPPEWLPLLQIIIGRIGKEDEEDSILFQLLKSVVESGSQDIAMHIPYIVSSLVSNMLNFIDPSEDQWSQATVGGLETLAAMSQTHEISKPETDEEENQATETWLTGQGTISKALSALLQHAWLATDVPPTSCIDHFSKMLWFIALASTNCNVAVELRLADLLVVWADLLASWNGWEESEDLSVFDCIEEVVSISTKYDFRSFLYRDMPSPPAMPVRPRSVVESIGSFVSKAILEYPSATRRACSCVHTLLHVPDYSSDIEGVRKSLAVVFSEAAFSHFLQLREKPCSLWRPLLLAISSCYISHPDVVECVLEKVVSGGFELWVSSLAFSYSLTLDASPPSIASEVKLYVLTLVKVIELLLDVRQGNATDDLVRKCFVSLMEASRRLEEIAEETDDDEDDGEPEEEEEEESDENDSNDEDSESDDECEETEEEFLERYAKAAAELEDSEVIEEADEEDDEREIDLGHLNEIDTQKLVLSLMERHHQKVVKLVPSEVISTFLNAFPAYTGFFT
- the LOC106294670 gene encoding importin beta-like SAD2 homolog isoform X2, whose translation is MLVADDNNSVQIVGLLDQTLNSIDGVSVHEATEALDRLSTELPHFPYRLLSIASGGENPSQRVAAATYLKNFTRRNTGAGGIISEVSKEFKDQLLRALLHAEPALLKVLLELFHIVVVSEFVKKDAWPELVLELRSAIEKSSLISCLDSSWSTVNALMVLLTVVKPFQYFLQPKLVKEPVPQQLESITNEILVPLVSVFHRLVDKALTTHEWGELEMEKTLHIISKCLYFSVKSHMPSALSPLLGSFCRDMIRILDSLSFDWSVTPSDGYLLRLKTGKRSLLLFGTLVSRHRKYSDKLVPEIVKCSMKIVKHSSNISLGSLTERIISLAFDVISRVMEIGPGWRLLSPHFSLLLDSAIFPALALNERDISEWEEDADEFIRKNLPSELEEISGWREDLFTARKSAMNLLGVIAMSKGPPVSTTNKASSAASKRKKGEKNRINNQRRSMGDLLVLPFLSKFSVPSKSNILDANTSAAYFGVLMAYGGLQEFIQEQNPEYVASLVRTRVLPIYSTSDCSPYLVASANWVLGELASCLPEDMSVDVFSSLLKALAMPDQEEISCYPVRVSAAGGICSLLENEYPPPEWLPLLQIIIGRIGKEDEEDSILFQLLKSVVESGSQDIAMHIPYIVSSLVSNMLNFIDPSEDQWSQATVGGLETLAAMSQTHEISKPETDEEENQATETWLTGQGTISKALSALLQHAWLATDVPPTSCIDHFSKMLWFIALASTNCNVAVELRLADLLVVWADLLASWNGWEESEDLSVFDCIEEVVSISTKYDFRSFLYRDMPSPPAMPVRPRSVVESIGSFVSKAILEYPSATRRACSCVHTLLHVPDYSSDIEGVRKSLAVVFSEAAFSHFLQLREKPCSLWRPLLLAISSCYISHPDVVECVLEKVVSGGFELWVSSLAFSYSLTLDASPPSIASEVKLYVLTLVKVIELLLDVRQGNATDDLVRKCFVSLMEASRRLEEIAEETDDDEDDGEPEEEEEEESDENDSNDEDSESDDECEETEEEFLERYAKAAAELEDSEVIEEADEEDDEREIDLGHLNEIDTQKLVLSLMERHHQKVVKLVPSEVISTFLNAFPAYTGFFT